One genomic region from Quercus robur chromosome 4, dhQueRobu3.1, whole genome shotgun sequence encodes:
- the LOC126720582 gene encoding G-type lectin S-receptor-like serine/threonine-protein kinase SRK — MNPKISDFGMARIFKQNELEANTNRIVGTYGYMSPEYAMEGVFSIKSDVYSFGVLMLEIVSGRRNNSFNQSDLVLNLVGYAWDLWKEDKGLDLLVDPTISDSFVANQVLRCIHVSLLCVEEGAVDRPTMSDMLSMLTNESTQLPLPKKPAFSNGRKPIGATIAKKESEVHTANEISISDMDPR; from the exons ATGAATCCGAAGATCTCTGATTTTGGCATGGCAagaattttcaaacaaaatgaaCTAGAAGCAAATACTAATAGAATTGTTGGGACATA TGGTTACATGTCTCCTGAGTACGCTATGGAGGGTGTGTTCTCTATAAAATCTGATGTCTATAGCTTTGGTGTCTTGATGCTTGAAATCGTGAGTGGTAGAAGAAACAACAGCTTCAATCAGTCTGACCTTGTGCTCAATCTAGTTGGATAT gCATGGGACTTGTGGAAAGAAGATAAAGGACTTGACCTGCTAGTTGATCCAACAATTAGTGATTCATTTGTTGCAAATCAAGTGCTAAGATGCATTCATGTCAGCCTCTTATGTGTGGAAGAAGGTGCTGTTGATCGCCCTACCATGTCAGATATGCTATCTATGTTGACAAATGAAAGTACACAATTGCCTTTGCCTAAAAAACCAGCCTTTTCTAATGGAAGGAAACCAATTGGGGCAACTATTGCTAAGAAAGAATCTGAAGTTCATACGGCAAATGAAATATCCATTTCTGATATGGATCCACGATAG